ACCGGACGGCGAGCGACTGGAGACGGTCGATCTTACTGAACTCCTCGACGGCGACTACGAGGTGTGGGCGAACAACGACGTACACGGGCACACCCTCGCCGCCGAAGTCGGCTACTACCCGGACAAGATGGAGAAACAGGGGTCCGACGGGACGGGCTACGTCTTCTCGGCCACCGAGTTCGAGAAGCACCGCGAGTACCTCGACGAGTGTTGTTCAGAGTTCTACGTTCACGCCGAACGGGGCCGGAAGTGGATTCCGCGATACTACGACGGCGACGACTTCCTCGATCTACTGGCGTGGTACATCACCGAGGGATCGGTGTACATGTCCGAAGACAAACAGTTCGGGGAGCAATTCAGAGGAAGTGCCACGACGATCAAGCTTGCACAGGAGGCGATTGCCGACGGCGGTGAGAACGACGGCCACACGTCCATCGGTGAACTTCTCGACCGGATAGGCTTCGATTACTACGTCGACGACCGATGCTATCAGTTCACCTCACGACTACTCGGTCGGTGGCTCGAAGACGCGTGTGGTGAGAACAGTTTCGAGAAGCGAATCCCCGAACTTGTCTTCGCGGCCAACCGCGAACAGAAAGAGCGATTCCTCGACACGCTCGTCGCGGGCGACGGCGACCGGCAGGTGAACAGTTGGCGATACACCACGTCGAGTGAACGGCTCCGAGACGACGTGTTACGCTTGTGTGCGCACCTCGGGCTGACGGCCAGCTACAACCGCGACAGTGGTTCGTGGCGCATCTACTGCACCGAGAACGGTACGAACAGTTTCCGGATGCATCGCTCGGGAAACCGGAGCACCGCCGACGACGGCGCGTACTGTGTCACCGTCGCAGATAACAACACGCTCCTCGCAGGCCGTAACGGAAAATATCAGTTTGTTGGCAATTCTTTATACGGCGTCCTCGGATGGGACCGCTTCCGCCTGTACGACCGGGAGATGGGCGCAGCCGTCACCGCCACCGGTCGCGACGTGATCGAACACACCCAGTCGGCGGCCAACGACGTGGGCTACGAGGTGGCCTACGGGGATACGGATTCTGTCATGTTGGAAATCGGTCAGGAATCGAAAATCGAGGATGTGCCCGACGAGATTCGGGAGGCCCACCCCGAGATGAGCGAGTCGGACCTCCAGCAGGTCGCCGGCGCCATCGAGACAGGCTACGAACTCGAGGAGGCGATCAACGACTCCTACGACGAGTTCGCCCTCGACGAGTTGAACGCCCACCACCACCGCTTCCAGATCGAGTTCGAGAAGCTTTACAGACGCTTTTTCCAGGCGGGCAAGAAGAAACGGTACGCGGGCCACATCGTCTGGAAGGAGGGCAAACACGTCGACGACATCGACATCACGGGCTTCGAGTACAAGCGCTCGGACATCGCCCCGATCACGAAGGAGGTCCAGCGCCGGGTGATCGAGATGATCGTCACCGGCGACGACGTCGACGACATCGAGGAGTACGTCTACGACGTGATCGAGGACTTCGAGGCGGGCAACGTCGACCTCGACGACGTGGGCATTCCCGGCGGTATCGGCAAGCGTCTGGGCGCCTACGACACGGACACGGCGCAGGTCCGGGGGGCGAAGTACGCGAACCTCTTACTCGGCACCAACTTCCAGCGCGGGAGCAAGCCCAAGCGACTGTACCTGAAGAAAGTGCATCCGGATTTCTTCCGGCAGCTAGAAGAGGAGGGTCGCTTCGACCCTCAGGCCGACCCGCTGTACGCCGAGTTCAAGCGCGACCCGGACGTGATCTGTTTCGAGTACGCGGACCAGGTGCCGGACGCGTTCGAAATCGACTGGGACAAGATGCTGGTGAAGACGCTCAAAGGGCCCATCGAGCGGATCATCGAGGCGCTCGGCCTCTCGTGGGACGAGGTCAAGAGCGGCCAGCGACAGACCGGTCTCGGTCAGTTCTGAAACTGTATTTTCTCCTCCGAAAATAATAGTTCTCGAAGAGAGAACTCGAAGGGGGAGAATGCGTAAGCATTATGCGTCTAACAACCCACCCTCACGGTAGGGATATGGCAACACTACAGATCAACAATCTTCACGCGAAAGTCGCAGAAGAGGGCGGCGAGAGCATCCTTCGTGGCGTCGACCTGGAGGTCAACTCGGGCGAGATTCACGCCCTTATGGGGCCGAACGGATCGGGGAAGTCGACGACAGCGAAGGTGATCGCCGGTCACCCGGCCTACGAGGTCACCGACGGTGAGATCACGCTCGTCCTCGACGACGAGGACGTCGCCGACATCGACGAGGAGGTACCCGCCGAGAAGCGCGAGTGGGACCTGCTCGCCCTCGAACCGAACGAGCGCGCGGCGCTCGGCATCTTCCTCGGATTCCAGTATCCGGCCGAGATCGAGGGTGTCACCATGACGAACTTCCTCCGGCAGGCGCTCAACGCCAAGGCGGAGGAGCGAGAGGAACTGTTCGAAGATGAGGACGAAGACGAGGCGGAGGCCGACGAAGAGGAGTCGGGCTACGACACCTCCCCGATGGAAGGCAACCCCGACGACGGCGAGATCGGCGTCGCCGAGTTCCAGCAGCTCCTAAAAGAGAAGATGGAACTGCTGGACATGGACGAGAAGTTCGCCCAGCGGTATCTCAACGCCGGCTTCTCCGGCGGCGAGAAGAAGCAAAACGAGGTGCTGCAGGCGGCCATCCTCGAACCCGCCATCGCGGTGCTCGACGAGATCGACTCCGGGCTGGACATCGACCGCCTGCAGGACGTCTCCGAGGGGATCAACGCCCTCCGCGACGAGCAGGGGACGGGTGTGCTCCAGATCACGCACTACCAGCGCATCCTCGACTACGTCGAGCCGGATCACGTTCACGTGATGATCGACGGGAAGATCGCTGAGAGCGGCGGTGCGGATCTCGCCGAGAAGCTCGAGGACGAGGGCTACGACTGGGTCCGCGAGCAGGTCTACGAGACAGCGTAATACGGCTGCAGCCACAACACCAAACCATGAGTTCAGATCAAGACCATCTAAAAGAGACGGACACCGAGGCCCGCTTCGAGTTCAAGAAGGAGGAGCGCTCCTCCTTCCAGGCCGAGAAGGGTCTCACCGAGGAGACAATCCGCGTCATCTCGGAAGACAAGGGCGAACCCGAGTGGATGCTGAAGCGGCGCCTCCGTGCGCTCGAACAGTTCCAGGAGATGCCGATGCCGACGGACTGGCCCGGCCAGCCCGACCTCTCCGAGGTCGACGTCAACGAGATCATCCCGTACATCCGACCGGACGTCGAGACGCGCGAGAGCGTCGACGACTGGACGGACCTGCCCGACGACATCAAGGACACCTTCGACAAGCTGGGGATTCCGGAAGCCGAGAAGAACGCCCTCTCGGGCGTCGGCGCCCAGTACGAGTCCGAGGTCGTCTACCAGAACATGCAGGAGCAGTGGGAGGAGAAAGGCGTCATCTTCTGTAACATGGACGAGGCCGTGCAGGAGCACGGGGACCTCGTCCGCGAGCACTTCATGACGAAGTGCGTCCCCCCGAGCGACAACAAGTTCGCGGCGCTGCACGGCGCCATCTGGTCGGGCGGCTCGTTCGTCTACGTCCCCGAGGACACGACGGTCGAGATGCCCGTGCAGGCGTACTTCCGGATGAACTCCGAGGGGATGGGCCAGTTCGAGCACACGCTCATCATCGCCGAAGAGAACTCGGAAGTTCACTACATCGAGGGCTGCAGCGCACCCAAATACTCGGCGTTCAACCTCCACTCCGGCGGCGTCGAAGTGTTCGTCGGCGAGGGCGCTCACGTGCAGTATTCGACCGTGCAGAACTGGTCGAAAAACACCTACAACCTGAACACGAAGCGAGCGCTCGTCGAGGCCGACGGGCGCATGGAGTGGATTTCGGGGTCGATGGGGTCGAAGGCGACGATGCTGTATCCCTCGACGGTGCTCAAAGGCCCCGGCGCCTCGGACAACCACATCACCATCGCCTTCGCGGGCGAGGGCCAGAACATCGACACCGGGGCGAAGGTGTACCACAACGCGCCGGAGACGAAATCGACCATCGAGTCCAAGTCCATCAGCAAGGACGGCGGCCGCACGAACTACCGCGGGCTGGTCCACATCGCGGACGGCGCGGCGGACTCCTCGACGTCGGTCGAGTGTGACGCGCTGATGTTCGACAACGAATCCACCTCCGACACGATGCCGTACATGGAGATCAACGAGTCGACGGTGGACGTGGCCCACGAGGCGACGGTGGGGAAGATCGGCGACGAGGACGTGTTCTACCTCCAGAGCCGTGGCCTCGACGACGACGACGCCAAGCAGATGATCGTCTCGGGCTTCATCGAGCCGATCACGGAGGAACTGCCCATCGAGTACGCGGTCGAACTCAACCGTCTCGTCGAACTCGAGATGGAGGGGAGTCTCGGATAATCATGAGTGCGCAGGTACCAGCAGACCTCTCGGAAGCGACCGTCCACGAGATCGCCAACAGCCGCGACGAGCCGGACTGGCTCCGCGAGACGCGGCTCAAGGCGCTCAAGGCCATGGACGATCTGGAGATGCCCGACGTCATCCAGACGCCCGGCCGCCGGTGGACGAACCTCGGCCAGCTCGACTTCGACGAGCTGGCCGACCCCCTCAATCAGGCCGACGACACCGAGCGCGTCACGGACGAGGGCGTCGAGGTGCTGCCCTTCACCGAGGCGGTGGAGAAGCACCCGAAGCTCATGCAGGCCAAATTCGGCTCCGTCATCGATCCGGAGACGAACTACCTGACCGCCCTGTCGGTGGCGCTGTTCACGACGGGGACGTTCATCTACGTCCCCGAGGGCGTCGACGCCGAGGACGTGACCATCCGGACGGAGATGAACTCCCGGTCGCTGTTCAGTCACACCCTCGTCGTCACCGAGGACTCGTCGTCGGTGACGATTCTCGAACGGATCAGCTCCGGCGACGCGGCCGTCGACGGCGAGCGCTACTTCAGCAACCTCGTCGAAGTCGACGCCGCCGAGAACAGCTACGTCCAGTACGGCTCGCTCCAGACGCTCGACGAGGAGACGTACAACGTCACGCTCAAGCGCGGCGACGCTGACGTCTACTCGACGATCAACTGGATCGAGGGGAACCTCGGCTCGCGGCTCACCCGCTCGGACGTCGAGACGGAGCTCAACGGCGATAGCTCCGAGACGAAGATCGTCGGCGCCTTCTTCGGCCACGACGACCAGCACTTCGACGTGAACGCGCGGGTCTGGCACCAGGCCGAGCACACGACGGCCGACCTCGTCACCCGCGGCGTCCTCGACGACACCGCCCGGTCGGTGTACGAGGGCGTCCAGGACGTGGGTCGTGAGGCGTGGGACACCAGCTCCTACCAGCGCGAGAACACGCTCATGCTGAGCGACGACAGCGAGGCCGACGCCTCGCCGAAGCTCATCATCAACAACCACGACACCGAGGCCTCCCACTCCGCGACGGTCGGGCAGGTCGACCGTGAGGACCTGTTCTACCTGACCTCGCGGACGATCCCCGAGCGGGACGCCCGGAACATGCTCGTCGAGGGCTTCTTCGTGCCCGTCCTCGAGGAGATTGCGGTCGAGGAGTTCCGCGAGGACCTCGAACGTCGGATTTCGGCCCGGCTTCGCGAGTAGCGCCGAACAGGGAACGGCTTAAGTTCCCTACACCCCGACTTGGCGTATGACCGCCCCGGCATCACGTATCGACCGGAGGTGTTCGAGCCGATGAGCGTCAGCCACCGGGTCGGCTCCGATCACCAGCTCGCACGCCTCCTCCAGATCGGCATCGTGCTGGAGGAGGTGGTCGAGGCGCGGGCCCACCACCACTACCAGTCGCTCGCCCCCGACGACCTCGACCCGGAGATCGAGGCACTCCTGGCCGACGCCGCCGAGGAGTCGGCCGACCACCGCGATCGATTGGAGAAACTGATCGCGGACCTCGACGCAGAGTCGATCCCGTTCGAGGACATCGAGGCGCTCGTCGAGGCGCAGTACGCCCAGACGAAACCCGAGGACTTCGACGGCGTCCTCTACGACCAGCTCTGTAACGAGGAGACGGCGTACAAGTTCTACGACGACCTCGTCGCCGCCATCGAGGAGAGCGACGCGCAGTTCTCGGTGGATCGAGCGCGACTGCTCGACGTCTTGCGCTCCATCCGCGAGGAGGAGGCAGCGGGCGTCGAGGAAGTGACGAACGTCATGGAGACACGGGAATGAACACGGCAGACCAGTACCTCAAGGCGATTTACCTGATTCAGGAGATGGAAGACGGCCCGGCCTCGACCGGGGCGCTCGCGGACATGCTCGACGTGAGTCCGGCGAGCGCCAACGAAATGATCGGCAAACTCGAAGCCCGCGAGCTCGCGGACCACGAGAAGTACAAGGGCGTCCGGCTCACCGAGGAGGGGATCGTCCGCGCCCGCGACGCGCTCCAGACGTACTGCATCATCGAGCGTTTCCTCGCCAACGTCCTCGACGTGGAGGACTTCCGGGGCGAGGCACGCGAACTCGAGGCGGTCATCGACGACACGGTGGCCGATCGGTTGGATACGATCATCGACCGGAACCCGAACTGTCCGGACTGCTTCGACGCGGAGACCGACGCCTGCGCCGAACTGGACGTGGAGTGCGAGAAGCCGGCTGATTGACGAATTCTCTCGCTATTTCAGTCCTATTCTTCAAATAGGAGTAGGCGGCAACGGACTGTATGGACTGTCCGTCGTGCGACAAAACGCTCGCGTCAGAGCGAGGAATGCGTCAACATCACGCTATGGCGCACGACACACCGCTTCCGAATCGGACCTGTGTAGATTGTGGTTCCGAGTTCCACGATCCGAAGTCACGACGAAAATACTGCAGTTCGTGTGATCCGAATGTGGGTCGAAACAACGGTAATTGGAGTGATGCGAAAGAGACTGCTGTCTGTCGAACCTGCGGTACTTCTTTCGAGTACTATCCCTCGGAAAAGGATGGTGTGTACTGTAAAAAATGTATACTGGCTGCTGATGGCTTGTTACCAGACAATCCTGCCGAACGAAACCGAATAGAAACGCAGTGTACGTACTGTGGAACTGTTATGAGTGTTGTCCCATCCCGGATAGATAACTCGAATCAGGGTGTTTTCTGCACACGAACATGCCACGGTGCATGGCTTTCGAAACACGTTGTCGGACCAAACCATCATCAGTGGGAAGGAGGAACGATTGACTACGGTGGTTCGTGGTGGCGAGTACGTAGACGCGCGCTAACCCGTGACAACTATCGGTGTCAACAGTGCGGTCGTCCCCGTGAAGAACTTGGACGTAATCCTGACGTTCATCACATCGAGAGGGTTCGTGATTTCGAAGACCCTCGCGAAGCTCACACGCTTTCGAATGTCATATCCCTCTGTCGCTCGTGTCACCAGCACGTAGAGGCCGGCAATATCCCCTCGCCTTCTCGGAACTCAGAAGGATAATTTATTATGCGTCGGCTAGCTACCTGACGCTGCGGGAGACGGTTGCTGGGGCCTTACTAACAGTCCCGTGGTGTAGCGGCCAATCATCTGGGCCTTTGGACGTGTTCGGGAATACCCGGCGCGGAAGACAGCCCAGGACGGCGGTTCGAATCCGCCCGGGACTACTAATAAATCTCGTATAGCTCGGGCTGAGAAGCGTCCCCTAACGATGCTTGAGATTCTCGCGGTACGTGCGCTCACTTCATGCTATGGAGAGAATCGGTCTTCGTGTTTAGTTTGGAGCATTGTGCCAGCGAGCGAAACTCTGCAACCAGTTTTCAGCTGTTGTTGGTTCGACGTGACTAAAACCGTTTGAAAACGAAGAGGTTCGTCGTTTTACTTCTCTAAAGATACGTTCGATGGCATTCCGATTTCCGTGGCGTTCTGTCTGAAATCGGAGCCCTGCTCGGTCGAGTGCA
This window of the Haloplanus rubicundus genome carries:
- a CDS encoding ferritin family protein, producing the protein MSVSHRVGSDHQLARLLQIGIVLEEVVEARAHHHYQSLAPDDLDPEIEALLADAAEESADHRDRLEKLIADLDAESIPFEDIEALVEAQYAQTKPEDFDGVLYDQLCNEETAYKFYDDLVAAIEESDAQFSVDRARLLDVLRSIREEEAAGVEEVTNVMETRE
- a CDS encoding ABC transporter ATP-binding protein, whose amino-acid sequence is MATLQINNLHAKVAEEGGESILRGVDLEVNSGEIHALMGPNGSGKSTTAKVIAGHPAYEVTDGEITLVLDDEDVADIDEEVPAEKREWDLLALEPNERAALGIFLGFQYPAEIEGVTMTNFLRQALNAKAEEREELFEDEDEDEAEADEEESGYDTSPMEGNPDDGEIGVAEFQQLLKEKMELLDMDEKFAQRYLNAGFSGGEKKQNEVLQAAILEPAIAVLDEIDSGLDIDRLQDVSEGINALRDEQGTGVLQITHYQRILDYVEPDHVHVMIDGKIAESGGADLAEKLEDEGYDWVREQVYETA
- a CDS encoding metal-dependent transcriptional regulator, translating into MNTADQYLKAIYLIQEMEDGPASTGALADMLDVSPASANEMIGKLEARELADHEKYKGVRLTEEGIVRARDALQTYCIIERFLANVLDVEDFRGEARELEAVIDDTVADRLDTIIDRNPNCPDCFDAETDACAELDVECEKPAD
- the sufD gene encoding Fe-S cluster assembly protein SufD produces the protein MSAQVPADLSEATVHEIANSRDEPDWLRETRLKALKAMDDLEMPDVIQTPGRRWTNLGQLDFDELADPLNQADDTERVTDEGVEVLPFTEAVEKHPKLMQAKFGSVIDPETNYLTALSVALFTTGTFIYVPEGVDAEDVTIRTEMNSRSLFSHTLVVTEDSSSVTILERISSGDAAVDGERYFSNLVEVDAAENSYVQYGSLQTLDEETYNVTLKRGDADVYSTINWIEGNLGSRLTRSDVETELNGDSSETKIVGAFFGHDDQHFDVNARVWHQAEHTTADLVTRGVLDDTARSVYEGVQDVGREAWDTSSYQRENTLMLSDDSEADASPKLIINNHDTEASHSATVGQVDREDLFYLTSRTIPERDARNMLVEGFFVPVLEEIAVEEFREDLERRISARLRE
- the sufB gene encoding Fe-S cluster assembly protein SufB yields the protein MSSDQDHLKETDTEARFEFKKEERSSFQAEKGLTEETIRVISEDKGEPEWMLKRRLRALEQFQEMPMPTDWPGQPDLSEVDVNEIIPYIRPDVETRESVDDWTDLPDDIKDTFDKLGIPEAEKNALSGVGAQYESEVVYQNMQEQWEEKGVIFCNMDEAVQEHGDLVREHFMTKCVPPSDNKFAALHGAIWSGGSFVYVPEDTTVEMPVQAYFRMNSEGMGQFEHTLIIAEENSEVHYIEGCSAPKYSAFNLHSGGVEVFVGEGAHVQYSTVQNWSKNTYNLNTKRALVEADGRMEWISGSMGSKATMLYPSTVLKGPGASDNHITIAFAGEGQNIDTGAKVYHNAPETKSTIESKSISKDGGRTNYRGLVHIADGAADSSTSVECDALMFDNESTSDTMPYMEINESTVDVAHEATVGKIGDEDVFYLQSRGLDDDDAKQMIVSGFIEPITEELPIEYAVELNRLVELEMEGSLG
- a CDS encoding HNH endonuclease encodes the protein MSVVPSRIDNSNQGVFCTRTCHGAWLSKHVVGPNHHQWEGGTIDYGGSWWRVRRRALTRDNYRCQQCGRPREELGRNPDVHHIERVRDFEDPREAHTLSNVISLCRSCHQHVEAGNIPSPSRNSEG